From Dendropsophus ebraccatus isolate aDenEbr1 chromosome 2, aDenEbr1.pat, whole genome shotgun sequence, a single genomic window includes:
- the TRIP13 gene encoding pachytene checkpoint protein 2 homolog, with translation MDEAAGDLKQALPNLVDSLQVHVEVHQKSNSTAKTEDVTTHVMQLLNRHCIVFGDYTWTEFDDSFLVKNVNSVAVVDTELKLKDRKPIDLGKCNLCIHVFQLNEEGPSAENLEEENEEIVASNHWILPAADFHRLWESLIYDSEIKSNLLDYVTTTLLFSDKNVDSNLIAWNRVVLLHGPPGTGKTSLCKALAQKLSIRLSSRYTHGQLVEINSHSLFSKWFSESGKLVTKMFQKIHELIEDKDALVFVLIDEVESLTAARSASRAGTEPSDAIRVVNAVLTQIDHIRRYPNVVILTTSNITEKIDLAFVDRADIKQYIGPPSPAAIFNIYISCIEELMKCQIIYPRQQLLTLRDLEMIGYVENNISKLSLLLNDISRKSEGLSGRVLRKLPFLAHALFIQSPTVTVERFLEALSLAVEKQFEERKSLTEST, from the exons ATGGATGAAGCAGCGGGGGATCTAAAACAAGCCCTTCCAAATTTAGTTGATTCGCTTCAAGTACATGTAGAAGTACATCAAAAATCCAACAG CACTGCAAAAACTGAAGATGTAACCActcatgtgatgcagttattaaaCAGACACTGCATTGTCTTTGGAGATTACACCTGGACAGAATTTGATGACTCATTTTTGGTGAAAAATGTGAACTCTGTGGCTGTTGTAGATACAGAGCTAAAGCTAAAGGACAGAAAG CCTATTGACCTTGGAAAGTGCAATTTATGTATTCATGTATTTCAACTGAATGAAGAAGGGCCAAGTGCAGAGAATCTGGAAGAAGAGAATGAGGAGATTGTGGCATCTAATCACTGGATTCTTCCTGCTG CTGACTTTCATAGGCTTTGGGAAAGTCTGATATATGACAGTGAAATTAAGTCAAAT CTCCTAGATTATGTTACAACTACACTGCTGTTTTCCGACAAAAATGTAGACAGCAATTTGATTGCATGGAACAGAGTTGTCCTTTTGCATG GTCCACCTGGTACTGGAAAAACCTCACTTTGCAAAGCATTGGCTCAGAAGCTATCCATCAGATTGTCAAGCAG ATACACACATGGTCAGCTTGTTGAAATTAATAGCCACAGTCTCTTCTCAAAATGGTTTTCAGAG AGTGGCAAGTTAGTAACAAAGATGTTTCAGAAGATTCATGAACTAATAGAGGACAAAGATGCATTAGTATTTGTGTTGATTGATGAA GTTGAAAGCCTTACTGCAGCGCGAAGTGCATCTAGAGCAGGCACCGAACCTTCTGATGCCATTCGTGTAGTGAATGCTGTTCTTACTCAGATAGATCATATaagaag gtATCCTAATGTAGTTATCTTAACAACTTCAAACATTACTGAAAAAATAGATTTGGCCTTTGTTGACAGAGCAGATATAAAACAATACATTGGCCCACCGTCTCCTGCTGCGATTTTTAACATCTACATTTCTTGCATAGAAGAGCTTATGAAG tgtcaAATTATTTATCCCAGGCAGCAACTACTTACTTTAAGAGATTTGGAAATGATCGGCTACGTGGAAAACAATATATCTAAGCTTAGTTTATTACTAAATGACATTTCCCG GAAAAGTGAGGGTCTCAGTGGTAGAGTTCTTAGGAAACTTCCTTTTTTGGCTCATGCACTTTTTATACAA TCTCCTACAGTAACAGTTGAAAGATTCCTTGAAGCTCTTTCACTAGCAGTGGAGAAGCAGTTTGAAGAAAGGAAATCCCTTACTGAGAGCACGTGA